A genomic region of Amphiura filiformis chromosome 6, Afil_fr2py, whole genome shotgun sequence contains the following coding sequences:
- the LOC140155791 gene encoding eukaryotic translation initiation factor 3 subunit M-like — protein MSLPAFIDVPETEQAGEIRSYLQSLGAEIKESSAGEDMYSDLEDIIPATGVLWKVQDDAAVEGILNSILSLLIYQPPEELEHLCKLMSENLSKATSREKANIRLKILTNLFHGVGESSIIAYPIYCGLLKVAAQAGTIENITTDLDLVKKLIDNWQLSREKTNNVLRLLYEALKESKQSQAAGKVMVELLGTYTEDNASAARDDAHRCIVNSLADPNTYLFDHLLTLRPVKFLEGELIHELLTIFVSGSMDDYQAFFNAHQDFVKSVGLSHEENIRKMRILTFLSMAVEQKEIPYATIEQDLKISEDQIEEFVIDVIKTRMARGKIDQLQKKVNISYVTHRTFGKQQWQQLHKQLEEWQQNLSHVRGRLETLALPQIPSDPQ, from the exons GCTGGAGAGATCCGCTCATACCTGCAGTCACTCGGAGCTGAGATTAAAGAGAGCAGTGCTGGAGAAGACATGTATAGCGACCTGGAAGATATTATTCCTGCTACAGGGGTGTTGTGGAAAGTGCAAGATGATGCAG CTGTTGAAGGCATTTTGAACAGTATTCTGTCACTGCTGATCTACCAACCACCAGAGGAGTTGGAACATCTCTGTAAACTTATGAGTGAAAATTTAAGCAAAGCTACTAGCAGAGAAAAAGCAAACATCAGACTTAAAAT CTTAACCAACCTGTTTCATGGTGTAGGTGAATCCAGTATCATTGCTTATCCCATATATTGTGGTCTCCTCAAGGTAGCAGCTCAAGCTGGAACCATAGAAAATATCACCACAGATCTGGACCTG GTCAAAAAGCTGATTGATAATTGGCAGTTAAGTCGAGAGAAAACCAACAATGTACTCAGACTTCTGTATGAGGCTCTCAAAGAAAGCAAGCAGAG TCAAGCAGCAGGGAAGGTTATGGTTGAGCTACTGGGTACATACACAGAAGACAATGCATCAGCAGCCAGAGACGATGCCCACCGGTGTATAGTGAATTCATTAGCAGACCCAAACACATACCTGTTTGACCATTTACTCACTCTCAGACCTGTCAAATTCTTGGAAGGGGAGCTTATACATGAG TTACTGACTATATTTGTATCTGGGTCTATGGATGATTACCAAGCTTTCTTCAATGCACATCAAGATTTTGTCAAATCAGTTG GTCTGTCACATGAGGAAAATATCAGAAAGATgcgtattttgacatttttatccaTGGCTGTGGAGCAGAAGGAGATACCATATGCAACCATTGAGCAAGATTTGAAAATATCAGAAGATCAAATTGAGGAATTTGTAATTGATG tgattaaaacacGGATGGCAAGGGGCAAGATTGACCAACTTCAAAAGAAAGTAAACATCAG TTACGTGACACATCGGACCTTCGGTAAGCAGCAGTGGCAGCAGTTACATAAACAACTGGAAGAATGGCAACAGAATCTGAGTCATGTGAGAGGAAGATTGGAAACCCTTGCCCTGCCACAGATACCTTCTGATCCACAGTAG
- the LOC140155785 gene encoding ciliary microtubule-associated protein 3-like, with translation MSTTLPSLEALLGKEKKNHVSFGTTADRPLFPGKLPPNRMGAGLANGSVPHRAPGSYDNDEKTTFLYDINNQVTSQKGYTMGARTGPRIRKEFNTITPCPSHYQTRCTEPRTFQTANKPFHTGQRKFHKLQVDPEITPGAGTYEHNVPRNRKVAFHGTFGGPQLLKIPPDDSVLMPADCKGTTDKSRLMTYKDKRKLAIREAYLSLYY, from the exons ATGTCGACAACTTTACCATCTTTAGAAG CTCTACTTGGGAAAGAGAAGAAAAACCATGTGTCATTTGGTACAACAGCAGATAGGCCATTATTTCCAGGCAAGCTTCCACCAAACAGAATGGGAGCTGGTTTAGCAAATGGATCAGTACCACACAGAGCACCGGGGTCTTATGATAATGATGAG AAAACTACTTTTTTATATGATATTAACAACCAAGTTACAAGTCAAAAGGGCTACACAATGGGAGCAAGAACAGGTCCGAGGATACGAAAAGAATTTAAT ACAATTACACCTTGTCCATCTCATTACCAGACTCGCTGTACAGAACCTAGAACATTTCAAACAGCTAATAAACCTTTCCATACGGGGCAAAGAAAATTTCATAAGCTTCAAGTTGATCCAGAAATTACACCAGG AGCTGGTACGTACGAACACAATGTTCCTAGAAATCGCAAAGTAGCCTTTCATGGAACCTTTGGTGGACCTCAACTTCTGAAGATTCCTCCAGATGATTCTGTACTTATGCCAGCAGATTGTAAAGGAACAACTGACAAAAGTAGACTTATGACTTACAAAGATAAAAGAAAATTAGCCATCAGGGAAGCCTACTTAAGTCTCTACTATTAG